Proteins from a genomic interval of Bradyrhizobium sp. CCGB01:
- a CDS encoding aromatic ring-hydroxylating dioxygenase subunit alpha, with protein MTMTQRDRDLGTGYAMKPAHTRTELTSVTRGTPMGELLRRYWHPVGLVSDATDTPKKLRALGEDLILFRDKHGRVGLLHARCCHRGTTLYYGKVEEDGIRCCYHGWKFDTEGHCLEQPCEPDGGQFKDKVRQPWYPVEERYGLIFAYMGPAEKRPVLPAYECLENMDDGEFVEADDSSIGGGGPAVIPCNWLQHFENVVDPYHVPVLHGSFSGPQFTNMMASMPEVKFDKTPRGIAVRSIRKQDDGKVFYRVTEAALPTLRVVPNPRVAQFARVESIGWTLPIDDTSFRIYVAGRVKASGDIGRMRSKFNGKFWWDMTEQEHQQFPGDYEAQVGQGPQTIHSEEHFGQSDRGILMIRRMLGEQLEAMEAERDPIGVSFDPNAAPVEFEAGNYIRDA; from the coding sequence GGCGCACACGCGCACCGAGCTCACCTCGGTTACGCGCGGCACACCGATGGGTGAGCTGCTGCGCCGCTACTGGCACCCGGTCGGCCTTGTCAGCGACGCCACCGACACGCCGAAAAAGCTGCGCGCGCTCGGCGAGGATTTGATCCTGTTCCGCGACAAGCACGGCCGCGTCGGCCTCTTGCACGCCCGCTGCTGCCATCGCGGCACCACGCTCTATTACGGCAAGGTCGAGGAAGACGGCATCCGCTGCTGCTATCATGGCTGGAAGTTCGACACCGAAGGCCATTGCCTGGAGCAGCCCTGCGAGCCCGATGGCGGACAGTTCAAGGACAAGGTGCGCCAGCCCTGGTACCCGGTCGAAGAGCGCTACGGGCTGATTTTCGCCTATATGGGCCCGGCCGAGAAACGCCCGGTGCTGCCGGCTTACGAGTGCCTCGAAAACATGGACGACGGCGAGTTCGTCGAGGCCGACGATTCCTCGATCGGCGGCGGCGGGCCTGCGGTCATCCCCTGCAACTGGCTCCAGCATTTCGAGAACGTGGTCGATCCCTATCACGTGCCGGTGCTGCACGGCTCGTTCTCGGGTCCGCAATTCACCAACATGATGGCCTCGATGCCGGAGGTGAAGTTCGACAAGACACCGCGCGGCATCGCCGTGCGCTCGATCCGCAAGCAGGACGACGGCAAGGTGTTCTATCGCGTCACCGAGGCCGCCCTCCCCACCTTGCGCGTCGTGCCGAACCCGCGCGTGGCCCAATTCGCGCGCGTCGAGTCGATCGGCTGGACGCTGCCGATCGACGACACGTCCTTCCGCATCTACGTCGCCGGCCGCGTCAAGGCGTCCGGCGACATCGGCCGCATGCGTTCGAAATTCAACGGCAAATTCTGGTGGGACATGACGGAGCAAGAGCACCAGCAATTCCCGGGCGATTACGAGGCCCAGGTCGGCCAGGGTCCGCAGACCATCCACTCCGAAGAGCATTTCGGCCAGAGCGACCGCGGCATCCTGATGATCCGCCGCATGCTGGGCGAGCAGCTTGAAGCGATGGAAGCAGAGCGCGATCCGATCGGCGTCTCGTTCGACCCGAATGCCGCACCGGTCGAATTCGAAGCGGGGAATTACATCCGCGACGCGTGA
- a CDS encoding MFS transporter, with the protein MVDVTSQMSVQTTAAAKPPARRYYVLGLLTIIYALNFLDRTIFNVLIEPIKKEFQLSDTMMGLLAGFGFALFYSLLGIPIARVADRLNRRNIVAVAFAFWSAMTALCGAASSVTSLALARIGVGIGESAGSPASQSIVADLFAKNERPRALGIYAIGTYLGVFLGYFVGGYVNQHYGWRMAFYVAGLPGILLAIILWLTISEPKRGAMQESFVPEPLGPTLGFLASQRSFIIVLIGFCLTTYTNYATAAWIPPFLARVHHLSSAEIGTYAGTFKGLAGMAGTLLGGFVVAQVSRRDDRWKLWAPAITSGLAGPVFALCMLTQDFAMMVAMLALTSFLVGFHLGPIFAIAQTVAKPSMRALASALIALTATCFGQGVGPLAVGMVNDALKGTYGADAVRYSLLSAAITTTLGALLFVLAARTIRNDIGRAA; encoded by the coding sequence ATGGTCGATGTGACGTCACAGATGTCGGTGCAGACGACCGCCGCGGCAAAGCCCCCGGCGCGGCGCTATTACGTCCTGGGCCTGCTCACCATCATCTATGCGCTGAACTTCCTCGACCGCACGATCTTCAACGTCCTGATCGAGCCGATCAAGAAGGAGTTTCAGCTCAGCGACACCATGATGGGCCTGCTCGCAGGCTTCGGCTTCGCGTTGTTCTATTCCCTGCTCGGCATTCCCATCGCGCGGGTCGCCGACCGGCTCAACCGGCGCAACATCGTCGCGGTCGCCTTCGCGTTCTGGAGCGCGATGACGGCGCTGTGCGGAGCGGCCTCGAGTGTAACCTCATTGGCACTTGCCAGAATCGGCGTCGGCATCGGCGAATCCGCGGGCTCGCCGGCCTCGCAATCCATCGTCGCCGACCTCTTTGCCAAGAACGAGCGCCCGCGCGCGCTCGGCATCTACGCCATCGGCACCTATCTCGGCGTCTTCCTCGGCTATTTCGTCGGCGGCTACGTCAACCAGCACTATGGCTGGCGGATGGCGTTCTATGTCGCCGGCCTACCCGGCATCCTGCTCGCCATCATCCTGTGGCTGACGATCTCCGAGCCGAAGCGCGGCGCGATGCAGGAGAGCTTTGTGCCCGAGCCGCTGGGGCCGACGCTGGGCTTCCTGGCCTCGCAGCGGAGCTTCATCATCGTCCTGATCGGCTTTTGCCTCACCACCTACACGAACTACGCCACAGCAGCCTGGATCCCGCCGTTCCTGGCCCGCGTGCACCATCTGTCGAGCGCCGAGATCGGCACCTATGCCGGCACCTTCAAGGGGCTCGCCGGCATGGCGGGCACCCTGCTCGGCGGCTTCGTGGTGGCGCAAGTGAGCCGCCGCGACGACCGCTGGAAGCTGTGGGCGCCCGCGATCACCTCGGGGCTCGCCGGCCCGGTGTTCGCGCTGTGCATGCTGACGCAGGATTTCGCGATGATGGTCGCCATGCTGGCGCTGACCTCGTTCCTGGTCGGCTTTCATCTCGGGCCGATCTTCGCGATCGCGCAGACGGTGGCCAAGCCCAGTATGCGGGCGCTGGCCTCCGCGCTCATCGCGCTCACCGCCACCTGCTTCGGCCAGGGCGTCGGCCCGCTTGCCGTGGGCATGGTCAACGACGCCCTGAAGGGCACCTATGGCGCGGACGCCGTGCGCTATTCCCTGCTCTCGGCGGCGATCACGACCACGCTCGGCGCGCTCCTGTTCGTCCTGGCTGCCCGCACGATCCGGAACGATATCGGCCGGGCTGCCTGA
- a CDS encoding HU family DNA-binding protein, with the protein MAKKDPTKKAAAPATITLKHLAADIAESQDLSKKHAEAVLTDMVDLITRHLKKGDRVRIVGLGILQVRKRAARTGRNPATGEAIHIKASKKVAFRPVKELKEAI; encoded by the coding sequence ATGGCTAAGAAGGATCCAACAAAGAAGGCCGCCGCCCCCGCCACCATCACGCTCAAGCACCTCGCCGCCGACATTGCGGAGAGCCAGGACCTTTCGAAGAAGCACGCCGAGGCCGTCCTGACCGATATGGTCGATTTGATCACCAGGCACCTCAAGAAGGGCGACCGCGTCCGCATCGTGGGGCTGGGCATCCTCCAGGTCCGCAAGCGGGCCGCCCGCACCGGCCGCAATCCCGCGACCGGTGAGGCGATCCACATCAAGGCCAGCAAGAAGGTCGCGTTCCGCCCGGTCAAGGAGCTGAAAGAGGCGATCTAG
- the pepT gene encoding peptidase T — protein MSSLTFTHTVTERFLRYVTIDTQSDPESPSSPSTEKQKDLGRVLAAELKAMGVADAHLDDYGYVYGTIPANTDKKVPVICFCSHMDTSPDVTGKDVKPQVVKNYRGGDITLPRDTSQVIRFTEHPALKNQIGNDIITTDGTTLLGADNKAGVAEIMDAAYFFINNPDVKHGTIKILFTPDEEIGRGVDNVDLRKLGADFAYTMDGESAGSVEDETFSADGATITINGVSAHPGYARGKMEHAIKIAAAIVERLPKEGCSPETTSGKQGFLHPIGIDGALEQATLSFIVRDFTEEGLKEKELLLENIVKDVMKDYPRSTYNFEVREQYRNMKQVIDGHPHILEYAIEAIRRAGLRPMRTAIRGGTDGSRLSFMGLPCPNIFAGEHAFHSRLEWVSRQDMEKAVQTIVHLAMIWEEKA, from the coding sequence ATGTCCTCCCTCACCTTCACGCATACCGTGACCGAGCGCTTCCTGCGCTACGTCACCATCGACACCCAGTCCGATCCGGAATCCCCCAGCTCGCCCTCGACCGAGAAGCAGAAGGATCTCGGCCGCGTGCTCGCCGCCGAGCTGAAGGCCATGGGCGTCGCGGATGCGCATCTCGACGATTACGGCTACGTCTACGGAACGATCCCGGCCAATACCGACAAGAAGGTGCCGGTGATCTGCTTCTGCTCGCACATGGACACCTCGCCCGACGTGACCGGCAAGGACGTCAAGCCGCAGGTAGTGAAGAACTATCGCGGCGGCGATATCACGCTGCCCCGCGACACCAGCCAGGTGATCCGCTTCACCGAGCATCCCGCGCTGAAGAACCAGATCGGCAACGACATCATCACCACCGACGGCACCACGCTGCTCGGGGCCGACAACAAGGCCGGCGTCGCCGAGATCATGGATGCCGCGTATTTCTTCATCAACAACCCCGATGTGAAGCACGGCACCATCAAGATCCTGTTCACGCCGGACGAGGAGATCGGCCGCGGCGTCGACAATGTCGATCTTAGGAAGCTCGGGGCCGATTTCGCTTACACCATGGACGGCGAGAGCGCCGGCAGCGTCGAGGACGAGACCTTCTCGGCTGACGGTGCCACCATCACCATCAACGGCGTCAGCGCCCATCCCGGCTATGCCAGGGGCAAGATGGAGCACGCGATCAAGATCGCGGCCGCCATCGTCGAGCGCCTGCCGAAGGAAGGCTGCTCGCCCGAGACGACCTCGGGCAAGCAGGGCTTCCTGCATCCGATCGGCATCGACGGCGCGCTGGAGCAGGCGACGCTTTCCTTCATCGTGCGCGACTTCACCGAGGAAGGGCTGAAGGAGAAAGAGCTGCTGCTCGAGAACATCGTCAAGGACGTGATGAAGGACTATCCGCGCTCGACCTACAATTTCGAGGTCAGGGAGCAGTACCGCAACATGAAGCAGGTGATCGACGGTCACCCGCATATCCTCGAATACGCCATCGAGGCGATCCGCCGTGCCGGCCTGCGCCCGATGCGCACCGCGATCCGCGGCGGCACCGACGGCTCGCGCCTGTCCTTCATGGGCCTGCCCTGCCCCAACATCTTCGCCGGCGAGCACGCTTTTCATTCACGGCTCGAATGGGTCAGCCGGCAGGACATGGAAAAGGCGGTGCAGACCATCGTCCACCTCGCCATGATCTGGGAGGAGAAGGCGTAG
- a CDS encoding alpha/beta fold hydrolase: MRHIASGRAGLAAEIAGDGTAVVFLHANVCDRRMWRAQFDGMSATHKVVAYDRRGFGETRAEAEDFSALADLVAVLETTAGGKPAILVGCSVGGRIALDAAVRHPSRVGALVLIAPNAAGAPDPVYTPDIETLMMQSKAIEASGDLDRWNAMKARLWLDGPLAPEGRVAGPARDLLLDMNGIALRSPPFGSDVDIRPFFHRLGEVAVPTLVIWGDLDFPYVQERCRHIVMAVPGAEGYEMLGVAHLPSLERPADITALIADFASRRAGVQVAPTPR, translated from the coding sequence ATGCGGCACATTGCATCTGGTCGCGCCGGGCTTGCGGCCGAAATCGCTGGCGACGGCACCGCTGTCGTCTTTCTTCATGCCAACGTGTGCGACCGTCGCATGTGGCGCGCCCAATTCGATGGGATGAGTGCCACCCACAAGGTGGTCGCTTATGACCGGCGCGGATTTGGCGAAACGCGCGCCGAGGCTGAAGACTTTTCTGCCCTCGCAGATCTCGTGGCGGTGCTGGAGACGACCGCAGGCGGCAAGCCTGCTATCCTCGTTGGCTGCTCCGTCGGCGGCCGGATCGCGCTTGATGCCGCCGTGCGGCATCCCTCGCGTGTTGGCGCTCTCGTTCTGATTGCCCCCAATGCCGCGGGTGCGCCCGATCCGGTCTACACCCCCGACATCGAGACGCTGATGATGCAATCGAAGGCGATCGAGGCATCTGGCGATCTCGATCGGTGGAACGCAATGAAGGCGCGCCTCTGGCTCGACGGACCGCTGGCTCCCGAAGGCCGCGTCGCCGGGCCTGCGCGCGATCTGCTGCTTGACATGAACGGCATCGCGCTCCGGTCCCCGCCATTCGGATCGGACGTTGATATTCGCCCCTTCTTCCATCGGCTCGGTGAGGTCGCGGTGCCAACCCTCGTCATCTGGGGCGACCTCGATTTCCCCTACGTACAGGAACGCTGTCGCCATATCGTCATGGCGGTCCCGGGCGCAGAGGGCTATGAAATGCTTGGCGTGGCCCATCTTCCCAGCCTGGAGCGCCCGGCTGATATCACCGCTCTCATCGCCGACTTCGCCAGCCGGCGTGCTGGGGTGCAGGTCGCGCCCACACCCCGATAA
- a CDS encoding FixH family protein: protein MTTTNLTRAAMAALIGAALTGAAHAEIRNYEFQLVQPTVKAGADRIVTVRLVDKTSGKAIPNAVIFASRLDMAPDGMQEMVTKVTPMPGTEPGTYRFKANFSMAGRWQLSLGAKVQGETGTVENKLVVTADK from the coding sequence ATGACGACTACCAACCTCACGCGCGCCGCCATGGCCGCGTTGATCGGTGCTGCGCTCACGGGTGCCGCCCATGCCGAGATCAGAAACTACGAGTTCCAGCTCGTTCAGCCGACCGTCAAGGCCGGCGCCGATCGCATCGTGACCGTACGGCTGGTCGACAAGACCAGCGGCAAGGCGATACCCAACGCGGTGATCTTTGCCAGCCGGCTCGACATGGCCCCTGACGGCATGCAGGAGATGGTCACCAAGGTCACGCCGATGCCGGGCACCGAGCCCGGGACCTACCGCTTCAAGGCCAATTTCAGCATGGCCGGGCGCTGGCAGCTCTCGCTCGGCGCCAAGGTGCAGGGCGAGACCGGCACGGTCGAGAACAAGCTCGTCGTCACGGCCGACAAATGA
- a CDS encoding efflux RND transporter periplasmic adaptor subunit encodes MTRLAPIGTAAAILSAAGAALFAGHDLRPQSASSFLASAAPAADAGSAIYFRDPDGKPLYSLMPKKTSDGRDYRPVRASEDVSFDDPDPSPEPMTADTKGDRKVKYYRNPMGLPDTSPVPKKDSMGMDYIAVYEGEDSDDGSIKLSPGKIQRSGVKSEPVELRRIRTLVRAPGTIQLDERRVSVVAMRAESFVQKVADVTTGSRVTKGQPLMEIYSSAVSSAAAEYLATITSRTTAGIEPYGRGSRQRLVNLDVPETVISEMEKSHSAPTTIQWSSPRDGIVLQRNAIEGMRAQPGDVLFRIADISQVWATVDVAERDLGTVAVGQPVTVRARSYPGRDFKGRISVIYPQVNKETRTARMRVELENADLALLPDMYVDAGIDTGTPSPVLSVAESAVLDTGSRQAVLVDRGQGRFEPREVKLGRHGDGYVEIRDGLAEGDTVVTSANFLIDAESNLKAALKGFAEAGNATDGDKAMGARP; translated from the coding sequence ATGACCCGCCTCGCCCCCATCGGCACTGCCGCTGCGATCCTTTCAGCGGCAGGAGCCGCGCTGTTCGCTGGCCACGACCTCCGACCGCAGTCAGCCTCGAGCTTCCTCGCATCCGCCGCACCTGCGGCGGATGCAGGCTCGGCGATCTATTTCAGGGATCCCGATGGCAAGCCCCTCTACTCGCTGATGCCGAAGAAAACTTCCGACGGTCGCGACTATCGCCCCGTGCGGGCGAGCGAGGATGTCAGCTTCGACGACCCCGACCCGTCACCCGAACCGATGACGGCCGACACGAAGGGTGATCGCAAGGTCAAGTATTACCGCAACCCGATGGGCCTGCCTGACACCTCGCCGGTGCCGAAGAAGGACTCGATGGGGATGGATTACATCGCCGTCTACGAGGGCGAGGACAGCGACGACGGTTCGATAAAGCTGTCGCCCGGCAAGATCCAGCGCAGCGGCGTCAAATCCGAGCCGGTCGAGCTGCGCCGGATCAGGACGCTGGTGCGCGCGCCCGGCACGATACAGCTCGACGAACGCCGCGTTTCGGTGGTTGCGATGCGCGCCGAGAGCTTTGTGCAGAAGGTCGCCGACGTCACCACCGGCAGCCGCGTGACCAAAGGGCAGCCCCTGATGGAGATCTACAGCTCCGCGGTCTCGTCCGCGGCGGCCGAATATCTCGCGACGATCACGTCGAGGACGACGGCAGGCATCGAGCCCTATGGCCGCGGCTCCCGGCAGCGCCTCGTCAATCTCGACGTCCCCGAAACGGTCATCTCCGAGATGGAAAAGAGCCACTCGGCGCCGACCACCATCCAATGGTCGTCGCCGCGCGACGGCATCGTGCTCCAGCGCAACGCGATCGAAGGCATGCGCGCGCAGCCCGGCGACGTGCTGTTCCGCATCGCCGACATCTCGCAAGTGTGGGCAACCGTCGATGTCGCCGAGCGCGATCTCGGCACTGTCGCTGTCGGCCAGCCCGTGACGGTGCGAGCCCGCAGCTATCCCGGCCGGGATTTCAAGGGCCGGATCAGCGTGATCTATCCGCAGGTGAACAAGGAGACACGCACGGCGCGGATGCGGGTCGAGCTGGAAAATGCCGATCTCGCGCTGCTTCCCGATATGTATGTCGATGCCGGGATCGACACCGGCACGCCGTCGCCGGTGCTCAGCGTCGCCGAGAGCGCGGTGCTCGACACCGGCAGCCGGCAGGCCGTGCTGGTCGACAGGGGCCAGGGCCGCTTCGAGCCGCGCGAGGTCAAGCTCGGGCGACACGGCGACGGCTATGTCGAGATCCGCGACGGCCTCGCCGAGGGCGACACGGTCGTCACGTCGGCCAACTTCCTGATCGACGCCGAGAGCAATCTGAAAGCGGCGCTCAAGGGCTTTGCCGAAGCCGGCAACGCTACCGACGGCGACAAGGCGATGGGAGCCAGGCCATGA
- a CDS encoding efflux RND transporter permease subunit — MIARLIAWSARNLLLVLFGTGFAAAAGFYALLHLPLDAIPDLSDTQVIVYTEYPGQAPQVIEDQVTYPLTTAMLTVPKSKVVRGFSFFGVSFVYVIFEDGTDIYWARSRVLEFLNGAASRLPAGVTPTIGPDATGVGWVYQYAVMSKALNLAETRTIQDWNLKFALAKAEGVAEVAGVGGFVKQYNVILDPQRMRDLGITMQKMREAIRASNADVGGRTVELSEFEYVIRGKGYLKSIDDIGNIVLKTDSGTPVKLRDVARVELGPDERRGIAELNGEGEVASGIVLQRFGMNALDVIENVKKRFREIATSLPKSVEIVPVYDRSNLIYAAIDTLKHTLVEESIVVALVCIVFLLHVRSALVAILMLPVGVLMAFGAMKLLGIGSNIMSLGGIAIAIGAMIDAAIVMIENAHKHLERAQPGRSRVEILIEAAAEVGPALFFGLLIITVSFMPIFTLESQEGRLFSPLAFTKTFAMAAAALLSVTLVPALMVIFVRGKIIPEHKNPINRFLIWIYRPVISGVLRAKVPVILLALGVLAVSIWPARQLGTEFMPNLNEGTLLYMPTTLPGISVTKAAELMQTQDRIIRSFPEVASVYGKAGRAATATDPAPSEMFETIINLKPKAEWRAGVTVDSLIAEMDKALQFPGVSNAWTMPIKARIDMLSTGIRTPVGVKVIGTDLAGIDKLARQVEQVLKAVPGTSSAYAERGLGGYYLEITPNREALARYGIMVQDVQDTIATALGGQTVTTTVEGRQRFTVNMRYPRDLRDNPKAISSDILVPMPSGGAVPLGEVASVTPARGPTSIRTENGQLATYIYVDIRDRDLGGYVSEAQRAVQASVQFPSGYYVVWSGQYEYLERATARLKIVVPVTLLIIFLLLYLNFRSVTETMIVMLSLPFALVGGLWLMWWLGFNLSVAVAVGFIALAGVAAETGVVMLIYLNHALAETRARCELAGRPLTREDLYAAIMEGAVERVRPKMMTVIAIMAGLLPILWSTGTGSEIMQRIAVPMIGGMISSTLLTLIVIPAIFGIVKGIGLASGHDNERTSPVRDERIAEPKRIAETAA, encoded by the coding sequence ATGATCGCACGCCTCATCGCATGGTCGGCACGCAACCTGCTGCTGGTGCTGTTCGGCACCGGCTTTGCGGCCGCCGCAGGCTTCTATGCTCTGCTCCATCTGCCGCTGGACGCCATCCCCGATCTCTCCGACACCCAGGTCATCGTCTACACCGAATATCCCGGACAGGCGCCGCAGGTGATCGAGGATCAGGTCACCTATCCCCTCACCACCGCGATGCTGACGGTGCCGAAATCGAAGGTGGTGCGCGGCTTCTCCTTTTTCGGCGTCTCCTTCGTCTACGTCATCTTCGAGGACGGCACCGACATCTACTGGGCCCGCTCACGGGTGCTGGAATTCCTCAACGGCGCGGCATCGCGGCTGCCCGCCGGCGTCACGCCGACGATCGGCCCCGACGCTACCGGCGTCGGCTGGGTCTACCAATATGCCGTGATGTCGAAGGCGCTGAACCTCGCGGAGACCCGGACGATCCAGGACTGGAATCTGAAATTCGCGCTGGCCAAGGCGGAAGGCGTCGCTGAGGTCGCCGGCGTCGGCGGCTTCGTCAAGCAGTACAACGTCATCCTCGATCCGCAGCGCATGCGCGACCTCGGCATCACCATGCAGAAGATGCGCGAGGCGATCCGCGCCAGCAATGCCGATGTCGGCGGCCGCACCGTCGAGCTCTCCGAGTTCGAATATGTGATCCGCGGCAAGGGCTATCTCAAGAGCATCGACGATATCGGCAACATCGTGCTGAAGACCGACAGCGGCACGCCGGTCAAGCTGCGCGACGTCGCCCGCGTCGAGCTCGGCCCCGACGAGCGGCGCGGCATCGCCGAGCTCAACGGCGAGGGCGAGGTGGCGAGCGGCATCGTGCTCCAGCGCTTCGGCATGAACGCGCTCGACGTGATCGAGAACGTCAAGAAGCGGTTCAGGGAGATCGCGACCAGCCTGCCGAAATCGGTCGAGATCGTCCCGGTCTACGACCGCTCGAACCTGATCTACGCGGCGATCGACACGCTAAAGCACACGCTGGTCGAGGAGAGCATCGTCGTCGCGCTCGTCTGTATCGTGTTCCTGCTGCATGTCCGCAGCGCGCTGGTCGCGATCCTGATGCTTCCCGTCGGCGTGCTGATGGCCTTCGGCGCCATGAAGCTGCTCGGGATCGGCTCCAACATCATGAGTCTCGGCGGCATCGCGATCGCGATCGGCGCCATGATCGACGCCGCGATCGTCATGATCGAGAACGCGCACAAGCATCTCGAACGTGCCCAGCCCGGCCGTTCGCGGGTGGAGATCCTGATCGAAGCCGCCGCCGAGGTCGGCCCTGCCCTGTTCTTTGGCCTCCTCATCATCACCGTGTCGTTCATGCCGATCTTCACGCTGGAATCGCAGGAGGGACGGCTGTTCAGCCCGCTCGCCTTCACCAAGACCTTTGCGATGGCGGCGGCGGCGCTGTTGTCGGTCACGCTGGTGCCCGCGCTGATGGTGATCTTCGTGCGCGGCAAGATCATCCCGGAGCACAAGAATCCGATCAACCGCTTCCTGATCTGGATCTATCGCCCGGTGATCTCGGGCGTGCTGCGCGCCAAGGTCCCGGTGATCCTGCTCGCGCTTGGCGTGCTCGCCGTCTCGATCTGGCCGGCGCGGCAGCTCGGCACCGAGTTCATGCCAAACCTCAACGAAGGCACCCTGCTCTACATGCCGACGACGCTGCCCGGCATTTCCGTGACCAAGGCCGCCGAGCTGATGCAGACTCAGGACCGCATCATCCGTTCGTTCCCTGAGGTTGCTTCGGTCTATGGCAAGGCCGGCCGTGCGGCGACTGCGACCGATCCGGCGCCATCGGAGATGTTCGAGACCATCATCAACTTGAAGCCCAAGGCCGAGTGGCGCGCGGGCGTGACCGTCGACAGCCTGATCGCCGAGATGGACAAGGCGCTGCAGTTTCCCGGCGTCTCCAACGCCTGGACCATGCCGATCAAGGCCCGCATCGACATGCTCTCGACCGGCATCCGCACACCTGTCGGCGTCAAGGTCATCGGCACGGACCTTGCCGGCATCGACAAGCTGGCAAGGCAGGTCGAGCAGGTGCTCAAGGCGGTCCCCGGCACCTCGTCGGCCTACGCCGAGCGCGGCCTCGGCGGCTACTACCTTGAGATCACGCCGAACCGCGAGGCTCTGGCGCGCTATGGCATCATGGTGCAGGACGTGCAGGACACGATCGCGACCGCGCTCGGCGGCCAGACCGTGACGACGACGGTGGAAGGACGCCAGCGCTTCACCGTCAACATGCGCTATCCGCGCGACCTGCGTGACAATCCGAAGGCGATCAGCAGCGACATCCTGGTGCCGATGCCGTCGGGCGGCGCCGTTCCCCTCGGCGAGGTCGCAAGCGTGACGCCGGCGCGCGGGCCGACCTCGATCCGGACCGAGAACGGGCAGCTCGCGACCTACATCTATGTCGACATCCGCGACCGCGATCTCGGCGGCTACGTTTCAGAAGCGCAGCGCGCGGTGCAGGCGAGCGTCCAGTTTCCATCAGGCTATTACGTGGTCTGGAGCGGGCAGTACGAATATCTCGAACGCGCCACCGCGCGGCTCAAGATCGTGGTGCCGGTGACGCTGCTGATCATCTTCCTGCTGCTCTACCTCAACTTCCGCTCGGTCACCGAGACCATGATCGTCATGCTCTCGCTTCCCTTCGCTTTGGTCGGCGGCCTCTGGCTGATGTGGTGGCTCGGCTTCAACCTGTCGGTCGCGGTCGCCGTCGGCTTCATCGCGCTCGCGGGCGTCGCGGCCGAGACCGGCGTGGTGATGCTGATCTATCTCAATCACGCGCTGGCGGAGACCAGAGCGCGCTGCGAGCTGGCGGGCCGCCCGCTGACACGCGAGGACCTCTATGCGGCCATCATGGAAGGCGCCGTCGAGCGCGTCCGCCCGAAGATGATGACAGTGATCGCGATCATGGCAGGCCTGTTGCCGATCCTATGGAGCACCGGCACGGGCTCGGAGATCATGCAGCGTATCGCGGTGCCCATGATCGGCGGCATGATCTCCTCGACCCTGCTGACGCTGATCGTGATCCCCGCGATCTTCGGGATCGTGAAGGGGATTGGGCTGGCCTCGGGTCACGACAACGAACGAACGTCGCCGGTACGGGACGAGCGGATCGCGGAGCCCAAGCGCATTGCGGAGACCGCGGCATGA
- a CDS encoding cation transporter: MADACCSPPPLNLDRHRDNKAYRRVLWAVLAINAVMFLAEIGAGLAAGSASLQADALDFLGDAANYAISLLVVGMALRYRASAALAKGLTMGAFGLWVVGTVVWHAAHGTLPSAFTMGAVGVAALAANAASFGLLWAHRKGDANMRSAWICTRNDVLGNIAVLLAALGVFGTGTGWPDVIVAAIMAGLALQGASVVVQQSTIELKARPA; encoded by the coding sequence ATGGCCGACGCATGCTGCTCACCTCCGCCGCTCAATCTCGATCGCCATCGTGACAACAAGGCGTATCGCCGAGTGCTATGGGCTGTGCTCGCCATCAACGCCGTCATGTTCCTCGCTGAAATTGGCGCGGGCCTCGCGGCCGGATCAGCGTCGCTCCAGGCGGACGCGCTCGATTTCCTCGGCGATGCCGCGAATTATGCCATCAGCCTCCTCGTGGTCGGGATGGCATTACGCTATCGCGCCTCTGCGGCGCTCGCAAAGGGGCTGACGATGGGCGCCTTCGGCCTATGGGTCGTCGGCACGGTGGTCTGGCACGCTGCGCACGGCACACTGCCGAGCGCATTCACGATGGGGGCGGTCGGTGTGGCAGCCCTTGCCGCCAACGCGGCCTCGTTCGGATTGTTGTGGGCCCATCGCAAGGGCGACGCCAACATGCGCTCCGCCTGGATCTGCACCCGCAACGACGTGCTCGGCAACATTGCCGTTCTGCTGGCCGCCCTCGGCGTGTTCGGCACCGGCACGGGATGGCCCGACGTGATCGTGGCTGCCATCATGGCCGGGCTCGCGCTCCAAGGCGCCTCCGTGGTGGTGCAACAATCGACGATCGAACTGAAGGCCCGTCCTGCCTGA